In Misgurnus anguillicaudatus chromosome 5, ASM2758022v2, whole genome shotgun sequence, a genomic segment contains:
- the tnni3k gene encoding serine/threonine-protein kinase TNNI3K yields MLLYCIVGTDRVVLQLHDAFPHTNRIQKFRSTRSMGNYKSRPTQTCTDEWKKKVSESYAVIIERLEEDLRLKEEEFKDLKYAFSSEEAFSKVNLNYRTEGGLSLLHLCCMCGGNKAHIRTLMLKGLRPSRLTRNGFTALHLAAYKDNAEVVTALLHGGADIQQVGYGALTALHIATVAAHLEAVDILLQHGAYVNVQDAVFFTPLHIAAYFGHEQVCKLLMKFGADVNVSGEVGDRPLHLAAAKGFLGIVNLLMDDGSKTDVNAQDNEDHVPLHFCARFGHEEIVRFLLQGNFDVQPHCVNIYGDTPLHLACYNGKFEVVKEIIQLSGTDSLSKENIFSETAFHSACTYGRNLEMVKYLLSQNALSINHQGRDGHTGLHSACFHGHIRLVQFLLDNGADMNLVACDPSRSSGEKDEQTCLMWAYEKGHDAIVTLLKHYKRPQDDSPCNEYSQPGGDGSYVSVPSPLGKIKSMAKEKADVILLRASLPSNFHLQLSELEFNEIIGSGSFGKVYKGRCRNKVVAIKRYRPNTYCSKSDTDMFCREVSILCRLNHPCVIQFVGACLDDPSQFAIVTQYVSGGSLFSLLHEQKRIIDLQSKLIIAIDVAKGMEYLHNLTQPIIHRDLNSHNILLYEDGHAVVADFGESRFLLSMDEDNMTKQPGNLRWMAPEVFTQCTRYTVKADMFSYALCLWELLTGEIPFAHLKPAAAAADMAYHHVRPPIGYSIPKPISALLMRSWNVCPEERPEFSEVVAKLEECLCNVELMSPASSNSSGSLSPSSSTDCLAARGSPGRSHVAALRSRFELEYALNARAYAFWSQNSGRRSSQGLSRDDLRRNMQFPPMDRNGYVSDPMSTMRFHSCSSNGSFEESN; encoded by the exons ATGCTTCTTTACTGTATAGTGGGTACAGATAG AGTTGTGTTACAGCTGCATGACGCTTTCCCTCATACTAACCGAATACAAAAGTTCAGGTCAACCCGTTCGATGGGGAATTATAAATCAAGACCAACTCAGACATGTACAG ATGAATGGAAAAAGAAGGTAAGTGAGTCATATGCTGTTATAATTGAGCGACTGGAGGAGGATTTGAGGCTGAAAGAGGAGGAGTTTAAAGATCTCAAGTACGCTTTCAG CTCAGAGGAGGCGTTTAGTAAAGTGAATCTGAATTACCGCACAGAAGGTGGTCTGTCCCTACTGCATCTCTGCTGTATGTGTGGAG GGAATAAAGCTCACATTAGGACCCTTATGTTGAAAGGTCTGCGTCCATCCAGACTCACCAGAAATGGATTCACTGCATTGCATCTGGCTGCATACAAG GATAATGCAGAAGTGGTCACTGCGCTATTGCATGGTGGTGCAGATATCCAGCAGGTGGGGTATGGAGCCCTCACTGCCTTGCATATAGCAACTGTGGCTGCTCATCTTGAG GCTGTTGATATTCTCTTGCAACACGGGGCCTACGTCAATGTCCAAGACGCAGTGTTCTTTACCCCTCTACATATTGCAGCTTACTTCGGTCATGAGCAG GTGTGCAAGCTGCTGATGAAGTTTGGGGCTGATGTGAATGTGAGTGGAGAGGTGGGCGATCGGCCGCTTCACTTGGCTGCTGCTAAGGGCTTTTTAGGAATTGTGAACTTGCTGATGGACGACGGGAGCAAAACTGATG TCAATGCTCAAGACAATGAGGACCACGTTCCCCTTCATTTCTGTGCTCGATTTGGACACGAAGAGATCGTCCGTTTCCTGCTGCAGGGCAATTTTGATGTACAGCCGCACTGTGTCAACATCTACGGTGATACACCCCTCCACCT AGCCTGCTACAATGGAAAGTTTGAAGTGGTTAAAGAGATTATTCAGTTGTCTGGCACAGACAGTCTGTCTAAGGAGAACATCTTCAGTGAGACAGCTTTTCATAG TGCCTGCACCTATGGTAGGAACCTAGAAATGGTCAAGTATCTCCTCAGTCAGAATGCCTTAAGCATCAACCATCAGGGTCGAGATGGACACACAG GTCTACATAGTGCGTGTTTCCACGGACACATCCGACTGGTCCAGTTTCTCTTGGACAATGGAGCAGATATGAACCTAGTGGCTTGTGATCCAAGCCGTTCCAGTGGGGAGAAGGATGAACAGACGTGTTTAATGTGGGCCTATGAGAAAG GACATGATGCCATTGTTACTCTGCTCAAACACTACAAGAGACCACAGGACGACTCACCCTGTAATGAATATTCCCAGCCAGGAGGGG ATGGATCTTACGTTTCCGTTCCCTCTCCTCTGGGAAAAATTAAAAGCATGGCCAAAG AGAAGGCAGATGTGATTTTGCTGCGGGCGAGCCTGCCATCAAATTTCCACCTCCAACTCTCTGAGCTAGAGTTTAATGAGATTATTGGTTCAG GCTCCTTTGGAAAAGTGTACAAAGGAAGATGTCGCAATAAAGTAGTTGCAATTAAACG TTATCGTCCAAACACGTACTGCTCAAAGTCGGACACGGATATGTTCTGTCGCGAGGTCTCCATCCTGTGTCGTCTCAACCACCCCTGTGTGATCCAGTTTGTAGGGGCGTGTCTGGACGACCCAAGCCAGTTTGCCATAGTAACGCAATACGTGTCCGGAGGATCCCTGTTCTCACTGCTCCATGAGCAGAAGAG GATCATCGATCTGCAGTCCAAGCTCATCATTGCCATCGATGTGGCCAAGGGAATGGAGTATCTACACAATCTGACCCAACCAATCATCCACAGAGACCTCAACAG TCATAATATTCTGCTCTATGAGGATGGACACGCTGTGGTTGCTGATTTTGGAG AGTCTCGTTTCCTGTTGTCTATGGATGAGGACAACATGACCAAACAACCCGGG AATCTACGCTGGATGGCTCCAGAAGTGTTTACACAGTGTACCCGGTACACGGTGAAAGCAGACATGTTCAGCTATGCCCTCTGCCTATGGGAACTGCTCACTGGAGAGATTCCCTTCGCACATCTCAAACCAG CTGCCGCTGCCGCAGATATGGCCTATCATCACGTACGGCCTCCGATTGGATACTCAATCCCTAAACCCATCTCAGCGCTGCTCATGAGGAGCTGGAATGTGTGTCCAGAG GAAAGACCTGAGTTTTCTGAGGTGGTGGCCAAACTGGAGGAATGCTTGTGTAATGTGGAA CTGATGTCTCCGGCCTCAAGTAATAGCAGTGGCTCTCTGTCTCCCTCTTCTTCTACGGACTGCCTGGCGGCACGTGGAAGTCCCGGACGAAGTCACGTTGCCGCTCTCCGCTCACGTTTTGAGTTGGAATACGCGCTGAATGCTCGGGCCTATGCATTTTGGAGCCAGAA CTCTGGTCGAAGATCCTCACAGGGTTTGTCACGGGATGACCTGAGGAGGAACATGCAATTCCCACCTATGGACAGAAATG GATATGTGTCAGATCCCATGAGCACCATGCGTTTCCATTCATGCAGCAGCAATGGAAGTTTTGAGGAGAGCAACTAG